One Kineococcus aurantiacus genomic window carries:
- a CDS encoding EAL domain-containing protein: MSAATTAAWAAAVLVAVASAVALAVLLRQRDRARAELTRTDALTGLGNRRALHETATALLDHDGDLGLLLLDLDGFKDVNDALGHAAGDEVLVQVARVLTATLGDRGTLTRLGGDEFAVLVPDPGPDADLEVLAKRLLAALAVGGFHAGVVPLDLQGSIGIAVAGPDGRSSGELLQHADVAMYVAKRSRAGVLRYDAASDPHSAGGLELMGQLRTAMEEDQLALHYQPKVSGDGARLLGFEALVRWDHPTRGLLQPADFLPLVERTHLIHALTRWVMLTALRQAATWRAQGVHTTMAVNVSAVSLDAGLLGVVEEALALTRWSPQDLVLEITETAIIQDPARARATVALLRERGVRVAVDDFGAGSTSLVHLRGLAVHELKIDRQFVSDLVAHPEDDVIVSSVIALAHRLGLVVVAEGVETLAAADRLSALGCDELQGFFFARPLPAAQALAWARAEGLTGAVVEVR; encoded by the coding sequence GTGAGCGCCGCCACCACCGCTGCCTGGGCCGCCGCCGTCCTGGTCGCGGTGGCCTCCGCCGTGGCCCTGGCCGTCCTCCTGCGCCAGCGCGACCGGGCGCGGGCCGAGCTCACCCGCACCGACGCCCTCACCGGGCTCGGCAACCGGCGCGCCCTGCACGAGACCGCCACCGCGCTCCTGGACCACGACGGGGACCTGGGGCTGCTGCTGCTGGACCTCGACGGCTTCAAGGACGTCAACGACGCCCTGGGCCACGCGGCCGGCGACGAGGTGCTCGTCCAGGTGGCGCGGGTGCTCACCGCGACCCTGGGCGACCGGGGCACCCTCACCCGCCTCGGTGGTGACGAGTTCGCCGTCCTGGTGCCGGACCCGGGCCCCGACGCCGACCTGGAGGTCCTCGCCAAGCGGCTGCTGGCGGCGCTGGCCGTCGGCGGCTTCCACGCCGGGGTCGTGCCGCTGGACCTGCAGGGCAGCATCGGGATCGCCGTCGCCGGCCCCGACGGCCGCTCGTCCGGGGAGCTGCTGCAGCACGCCGACGTCGCCATGTACGTCGCCAAGCGCTCCCGCGCGGGCGTGCTGCGCTACGACGCCGCGAGCGACCCGCACTCGGCCGGTGGCCTGGAGCTGATGGGGCAGCTGCGCACCGCGATGGAGGAGGACCAGCTCGCCCTGCACTACCAGCCGAAGGTCTCCGGGGACGGGGCGCGGCTGCTGGGCTTCGAGGCGCTCGTGCGCTGGGACCACCCCACCCGCGGGCTGCTGCAGCCGGCCGACTTCCTGCCCCTCGTCGAGCGCACCCACCTCATCCACGCCCTGACGCGCTGGGTCATGCTCACCGCGCTGCGGCAGGCCGCGACGTGGCGGGCGCAGGGCGTGCACACGACGATGGCCGTCAACGTGTCCGCGGTGAGCCTGGACGCCGGGCTGCTGGGGGTCGTGGAGGAGGCGCTCGCGCTGACCCGCTGGTCGCCGCAGGACCTGGTGCTGGAGATCACCGAGACGGCCATCATCCAGGACCCGGCCCGGGCGCGGGCCACGGTCGCCCTGCTGCGCGAGCGCGGTGTGCGCGTCGCGGTCGACGACTTCGGGGCGGGCTCGACGAGCCTGGTCCACCTGCGCGGCCTGGCCGTGCACGAGCTGAAGATCGACCGGCAGTTCGTCAGCGACCTGGTCGCCCACCCCGAGGACGACGTCATCGTCTCCTCGGTCATCGCCCTGGCCCACCGGCTGGGCCTGGTCGTCGTCGCCGAGGGCGTGGAGACGCTCGCGGCGGCCGACCGGCTCTCCGCGCTGGGCTGCGACGAGCTGCAGGGGTTCTTCTTCGCCCGGCCGCTGCCGGCCGCGCAGGCCCTGGCGTGGGCGCGGGCCGAGGGCCTGACCGGCGCCGTCGTCGAGGTCCGCTGA
- a CDS encoding anthrone oxygenase family protein yields the protein MQILTVLSGAGALLVAGVFAAFTWLVLPAFARTGPGAAAPVMQAVNVVAVRAPLMTALFGTGACCLALAVLALVSGRPGPAAGCAVYLVGCLGVTVAGNVPLNDALARGRVTDFARWAAAWGRWNTVRLLACLATAAVLWGTSPDR from the coding sequence GTGCAGATCCTCACCGTGCTCTCGGGCGCCGGCGCCCTCCTGGTGGCCGGGGTCTTCGCCGCCTTCACCTGGCTCGTGCTGCCCGCGTTCGCGCGCACGGGTCCCGGCGCGGCGGCGCCCGTCATGCAGGCCGTCAACGTGGTCGCGGTCCGCGCCCCGCTGATGACCGCCCTGTTCGGGACGGGGGCGTGCTGCCTGGCGCTGGCCGTCCTGGCCCTGGTCAGCGGGCGCCCCGGGCCGGCCGCGGGGTGCGCGGTCTACCTCGTGGGCTGCCTGGGGGTGACGGTCGCGGGCAACGTCCCGCTCAACGACGCGCTGGCGCGCGGGCGCGTGACCGACTTCGCGCGCTGGGCGGCGGCCTGGGGTCGCTGGAACACCGTGCGCCTGCTCGCCTGCCTCGCCACCGCGGCGGTGCTGTGGGGGACCTCGCCGGACCGGTGA
- a CDS encoding RidA family protein, protein MTTRTAVTTTDAPAPAHTFSQGVRKGPLLQVSGQGPVDPVTNEYLHPGDVRAQTLRTLRNVEAVLRAGGATLDDVVMLRVYLTTRDDFAAMNEAYGEFVTRNCPSGVLPARTTVVTGLPREEMLVEIDALAVLD, encoded by the coding sequence ATGACCACCCGCACCGCCGTCACCACCACCGACGCCCCCGCACCCGCGCACACCTTCTCCCAGGGGGTCCGCAAGGGGCCGCTGCTGCAGGTCTCGGGCCAGGGTCCGGTCGACCCCGTGACGAACGAGTACCTGCACCCCGGCGACGTGCGGGCCCAGACCCTGCGGACGCTGCGCAACGTCGAGGCCGTCCTGCGCGCCGGCGGCGCCACCCTCGACGACGTCGTGATGCTGCGCGTGTACCTCACCACGCGCGACGACTTCGCCGCGATGAACGAGGCCTACGGCGAGTTCGTCACCCGCAACTGCCCCTCGGGCGTCCTGCCCGCGCGCACCACCGTCGTGACGGGGCTGCCGCGCGAGGAGATGCTCGTGGAGATCGACGCGCTGGCCGTCCTGGACTGA
- a CDS encoding IclR family transcriptional regulator domain-containing protein, with protein MSQSLARALRLLDLVADGTTTLTGLAEATGNHKSTVLRLLRDLEDNGLVHHDAEHRYRLGPHLFRLAARALEDFDVRGVAAPRLRSLRDAVGQTVHLAVLDGRRALYVDKLEPREAAVRMASRVGHDAPLHCTAVGKVFLAGLPADEAADLAASLDLVRRTPRTLVTAADLLAEVGAVRERGWAQDHGENETFVNCVAAPVRGPDGRVLAAVSLSVPDVLLPHEGVLALVPDLLAATADVSRACGYRTTDRPEGAPRT; from the coding sequence GTGAGCCAGAGCCTCGCCCGCGCGCTGCGGCTGCTGGACCTCGTGGCCGACGGCACGACCACCCTCACCGGGCTCGCCGAGGCCACCGGCAACCACAAGAGCACCGTGCTGCGCCTGCTGCGGGACCTGGAGGACAACGGGCTGGTCCACCACGACGCCGAGCACCGGTACCGGCTGGGCCCGCACCTGTTCCGGCTCGCGGCCCGGGCGCTGGAGGACTTCGACGTCCGCGGCGTCGCGGCACCGCGGCTGCGGTCCCTGCGCGACGCCGTCGGGCAGACCGTCCACCTCGCCGTGCTCGACGGCCGCCGGGCCCTGTACGTCGACAAGCTCGAACCGCGCGAGGCCGCGGTGCGGATGGCCTCGCGCGTCGGGCACGACGCCCCGCTGCACTGCACCGCCGTGGGGAAGGTCTTCCTGGCGGGCCTGCCCGCCGACGAGGCCGCCGACCTCGCCGCGAGCCTGGACCTGGTGCGCCGCACCCCCCGCACGCTGGTCACCGCGGCCGACCTGCTCGCCGAGGTCGGTGCCGTGCGCGAGCGCGGCTGGGCCCAGGACCACGGCGAGAACGAGACGTTCGTCAACTGCGTCGCCGCCCCGGTGCGGGGCCCCGACGGACGGGTCCTGGCCGCGGTGTCGCTGTCCGTGCCCGACGTCCTGCTCCCCCACGAGGGCGTGCTGGCCCTCGTGCCCGACCTGCTGGCCGCCACCGCCGACGTCTCCCGCGCCTGCGGGTACCGGACCACCGATCGCCCCGAAGGAGCCCCCCGGACATGA
- a CDS encoding alanine racemase yields the protein MLERAHADAQQPLRTVQRRSPVVLDAHDLGPLDARFKAVPVGAWGRDAAEFTATRPGLADLPTPLVTLDARALATNVATLRAWARDVGVDLAPHGKTTMAPAVWRAQLDAGALGLTVATGWQLTVALREGLDWVMAAYPVLDPGVLRWLAQPRTSRVLVWADDVATVAAMAPHVRGAAQPLDVLVELGGLGGRTGARSTAAAVEVARAVRATPGLRLAGVAGYEGAFAHDASPASLTVVRTYLHDLAGLHRRLLAEDLYPPVPGGVVVTAGGSAYFDAVADVLAGLHDPAGGVRVVVRAGAYVAHDDGFYRGITPVDRLDDAGPLRAAAHGWARVVSRPEPGLALADAGKRDLPFDEGLPEVQAVRRGGHADTTPLEGAEVTALNDQHAFVRFPPELDLRVGDVLRLGLSHPCTTFDKWGLLPVVDDALAPQPVLVDWVRTVFG from the coding sequence ATGCTAGAACGGGCCCACGCGGACGCGCAACAACCGTTGCGTACAGTGCAACGAAGGAGTCCCGTGGTCCTCGACGCCCACGACCTCGGCCCGCTCGACGCCCGGTTCAAGGCCGTCCCCGTCGGCGCCTGGGGCCGCGACGCCGCCGAGTTCACCGCCACCCGGCCCGGCCTGGCCGACCTGCCCACCCCGCTGGTCACCCTCGACGCCCGCGCCCTGGCGACCAACGTCGCCACCCTGCGGGCGTGGGCCCGCGACGTCGGCGTCGACCTCGCCCCCCACGGCAAGACGACCATGGCCCCCGCCGTGTGGCGCGCCCAGCTCGACGCCGGCGCCTTGGGCCTGACCGTCGCCACCGGCTGGCAGCTGACGGTCGCGCTGCGCGAGGGCCTGGACTGGGTCATGGCGGCCTACCCCGTCCTGGACCCCGGGGTGCTGCGGTGGCTCGCGCAGCCGCGCACCTCCCGCGTCCTGGTGTGGGCCGACGACGTCGCCACCGTCGCCGCGATGGCCCCCCACGTGCGCGGGGCCGCCCAGCCCCTCGACGTCCTGGTCGAGCTCGGCGGCCTCGGCGGCCGCACCGGGGCCCGCTCGACCGCCGCCGCCGTGGAGGTGGCCCGTGCCGTGCGCGCGACGCCCGGGCTGCGGCTCGCCGGCGTCGCCGGGTACGAGGGCGCCTTCGCCCACGACGCCTCCCCGGCCTCCCTGACCGTCGTGCGGACCTACCTGCACGACCTCGCCGGGCTGCACCGCCGGCTGCTGGCCGAGGACCTGTACCCGCCCGTGCCCGGCGGGGTCGTCGTGACCGCCGGCGGCAGCGCCTACTTCGACGCCGTCGCCGACGTCCTCGCCGGCCTGCACGACCCCGCCGGCGGCGTGCGCGTCGTCGTGCGCGCGGGCGCCTACGTCGCCCACGACGACGGGTTCTACCGCGGCATCACGCCCGTGGACCGCCTCGACGACGCCGGGCCCCTGCGGGCCGCGGCGCACGGCTGGGCGCGCGTCGTCTCCCGCCCCGAACCGGGGCTGGCGCTCGCCGACGCCGGCAAGCGCGACCTGCCCTTCGACGAGGGGCTGCCCGAGGTGCAGGCCGTCCGCCGCGGCGGTCACGCGGACACGACCCCCCTCGAGGGGGCCGAGGTCACCGCGCTCAACGACCAGCACGCGTTCGTCCGCTTCCCCCCGGAGCTGGACCTGCGCGTCGGCGACGTGCTGCGGCTGGGGTTGTCGCACCCGTGCACGACGTTCGACAAGTGGGGGCTGCTGCCCGTCGTGGACGACGCCCTGGCGCCCCAGCCGGTGCTCGTGGACTGGGTGCGGACGGTCTTCGGGTGA
- a CDS encoding amidohydrolase family protein codes for MNLLIRGATLVDGTGGPARRGDALVVDGRIAGLGRVETAGARVLDASGLVLAPGFIDLHAHSDLAVLTDPEHLSRTTQGVTTEVVGQDGLSYAPVDDAALDVLREQLAGWNGVPDLDWDWRSVGEYLDRVDRGAAVNVAYLVPQGTVRMVVVGTQDRPATAEEVRRMRGLVADGLRDGAFGMSSGLTYTPGAYADTDELVALCEVVAAAGGFYAPHQRSYGRGALEAYAEVVEVARRSGVALHLTHATMNFAVNAGRAGEFLALVDRALADGVDLTLDTYPYLPGSTTLAAVLPGWATAGGPAETLRRLQDPDVLPRLRHALEVEGSDGCHGVVVDWATLQVSGVREQALAGVVGSTVEGVAAARGADPFDVFVDLLVADRLGTTILQHVGHEENVRAIMRHPRHTGGSDGLLVGARPHPRAWGTFAHYLGHYVREEGVLGLEECVAHLTSAPARRLGLTDRGVLRPGAVADLVLFDPATVAAGATFAEPRRPAVGIPHVLVGGVPVVADGVRTGHVPGRSLRRGAAGR; via the coding sequence GTGAACCTGCTGATCCGCGGCGCGACGCTCGTCGACGGGACCGGCGGTCCCGCCCGCCGGGGGGACGCCCTCGTGGTGGACGGCCGGATCGCCGGGCTCGGGAGGGTCGAGACGGCGGGGGCGCGGGTGCTCGACGCGTCCGGGCTCGTGCTCGCGCCGGGGTTCATCGACCTGCACGCCCACTCCGACCTCGCCGTCCTCACCGACCCCGAGCACCTGTCCCGCACGACGCAGGGCGTGACGACCGAGGTCGTCGGGCAGGACGGCCTCAGCTACGCCCCCGTCGACGACGCCGCCCTGGACGTGCTGCGCGAGCAGCTCGCGGGGTGGAACGGGGTCCCCGACCTCGACTGGGACTGGCGCAGCGTGGGGGAGTACCTCGACCGAGTCGACCGGGGCGCGGCCGTGAACGTCGCCTACCTCGTGCCGCAGGGCACGGTGCGGATGGTCGTGGTGGGCACGCAGGACCGCCCCGCGACCGCCGAGGAGGTGCGGCGCATGCGCGGGCTCGTCGCGGACGGTCTGCGCGACGGTGCGTTCGGGATGTCCAGCGGCCTGACCTACACCCCGGGGGCGTACGCCGACACCGACGAGCTCGTCGCGCTGTGCGAGGTCGTCGCCGCCGCCGGGGGTTTCTACGCCCCCCACCAGCGTTCCTACGGCCGGGGGGCGCTGGAGGCGTACGCCGAGGTGGTGGAGGTGGCGCGCCGCTCGGGGGTCGCGCTGCACCTGACGCACGCGACGATGAACTTCGCCGTCAACGCCGGCCGCGCGGGCGAGTTCCTGGCCCTGGTCGACCGAGCGCTGGCCGACGGCGTCGACCTGACCCTCGACACCTACCCCTACCTGCCGGGGTCGACGACGCTGGCGGCCGTGCTGCCCGGCTGGGCCACCGCCGGCGGCCCGGCGGAGACGCTGCGCCGGTTGCAGGACCCCGACGTCCTGCCCCGCCTGCGGCACGCGCTGGAGGTGGAGGGTTCCGACGGGTGCCACGGCGTCGTCGTGGACTGGGCGACGCTGCAGGTGTCGGGGGTGCGCGAGCAGGCCCTCGCGGGCGTCGTCGGTTCCACGGTCGAAGGGGTCGCCGCCGCCCGCGGCGCCGACCCCTTCGACGTGTTCGTGGACCTGCTCGTCGCCGACCGGCTGGGCACGACGATCCTGCAGCACGTCGGGCACGAGGAGAACGTGCGCGCCATCATGCGCCACCCCCGGCACACCGGCGGCAGCGACGGTCTGCTCGTCGGCGCCAGGCCCCACCCCCGGGCGTGGGGGACGTTCGCGCACTACCTCGGCCACTACGTGCGCGAGGAGGGGGTCCTGGGTCTGGAGGAGTGCGTCGCCCACCTCACCTCCGCCCCCGCGCGCCGGCTCGGGCTGACCGACCGCGGGGTGCTGCGACCGGGCGCGGTCGCCGACCTGGTGCTCTTCGACCCCGCCACCGTGGCCGCCGGGGCGACGTTCGCCGAACCCCGCCGGCCCGCCGTGGGGATCCCGCACGTGCTCGTCGGGGGTGTCCCCGTCGTCGCGGACGGCGTGCGGACCGGGCACGTGCCGGGGCGGTCGCTGCGGCGCGGGGCCGCAGGTCGGTGA
- a CDS encoding acyltransferase: MTIDLTPDVRGAHGFDVEPWRFRREATEDERAAQAAHVRGHGWTLGEDCFVSPLAAVETEDLTLGDRSYVAAHAYVSGSVRLGADCTVNVNSVVRGDVRGGDGVRIGAHTSLLGFNHGTAPGVEVFRQPLTSRGIVVGDDVWIGSHVVVLDGVTVGDHAVLAAGAVVTRDVPAGAVVGGNPARRLRWRVPPAGATDDLAAALAAFADRARSQAADVLGRCWDPSLPGGQFLDRPGAGPTVRAQCDALEVAAYLLDGPPPQLPLEEQLGRLQSLQDPANGMVRRFDPDGAPLPGTPDPRDGDVLYHLLCVGYALDLHGRRFDHPVRHVARMDPAQLLRELRALPWTTRAWGAGAWVDAVGTGFRWNLDRGEPGVPGTLETLFGWLTLNADPRTGAWGSAAPGEGALQVVNGFYRASRGTFAQFGVPLPHPERLVDTVLAHLRDEQVFAADRRNACNVLDVAHPLWLAGKQTSHRRAEVVEAARGLLADALRTWRDGQGFAFAVGREPGLQGTEMWLAVLWLLADLCGFADVLGYRPRGVHRPEAAMSLRE, encoded by the coding sequence GTGACCATCGACCTGACCCCCGACGTGCGCGGCGCCCACGGCTTCGACGTCGAACCGTGGCGCTTCCGCCGCGAGGCGACCGAGGACGAGCGAGCGGCCCAGGCCGCCCACGTGCGCGGGCACGGCTGGACGCTGGGCGAGGACTGCTTCGTCAGCCCGCTGGCCGCCGTCGAGACCGAGGACCTCACCCTGGGCGACCGCAGCTACGTCGCCGCCCACGCCTACGTCAGCGGTTCCGTGCGGCTGGGCGCCGACTGCACGGTCAACGTCAACTCGGTCGTGCGGGGGGACGTCCGCGGCGGCGACGGGGTGCGCATCGGCGCGCACACCTCGCTGCTGGGGTTCAACCACGGCACCGCACCCGGTGTCGAGGTGTTCCGGCAGCCGCTGACTTCCCGCGGCATCGTCGTCGGCGACGACGTGTGGATCGGCTCGCACGTCGTCGTGCTGGACGGCGTGACCGTCGGCGACCACGCCGTGCTCGCCGCGGGAGCCGTCGTGACCCGGGACGTCCCGGCCGGGGCGGTCGTCGGGGGGAACCCCGCGCGGCGCCTGCGCTGGCGGGTCCCGCCGGCGGGGGCCACCGACGACCTCGCCGCCGCCCTGGCCGCCTTCGCCGACCGCGCCCGCTCCCAGGCCGCCGACGTGCTGGGCCGCTGCTGGGACCCGTCGCTGCCCGGCGGGCAGTTCCTGGACCGGCCCGGCGCCGGGCCGACCGTGCGCGCCCAGTGCGACGCCCTGGAGGTCGCCGCGTACCTGCTCGACGGGCCCCCGCCGCAGCTGCCGCTGGAGGAGCAGCTGGGCCGGTTGCAGTCGCTGCAGGACCCCGCGAACGGGATGGTGCGCCGCTTCGACCCCGACGGCGCCCCGCTCCCCGGGACCCCCGACCCCCGCGACGGCGACGTCCTCTACCACCTGCTGTGCGTCGGCTACGCGCTCGACCTGCACGGCCGGCGGTTCGACCACCCCGTCCGGCACGTCGCGCGGATGGACCCCGCGCAGCTCCTGCGGGAACTGCGCGCCCTGCCGTGGACGACGCGGGCCTGGGGCGCGGGCGCCTGGGTCGACGCGGTCGGGACGGGTTTCCGGTGGAACCTCGACCGCGGTGAACCCGGTGTCCCCGGCACCCTGGAGACGCTGTTCGGCTGGCTCACCCTGAACGCCGACCCGCGCACGGGCGCCTGGGGTTCGGCGGCGCCCGGCGAGGGGGCGCTGCAGGTCGTCAACGGCTTCTACCGGGCCTCGCGCGGGACGTTCGCGCAGTTCGGGGTCCCCCTGCCGCACCCCGAACGGCTCGTCGACACCGTGCTCGCGCACCTGCGCGACGAGCAGGTGTTCGCCGCGGACCGGCGCAACGCGTGCAACGTCCTCGACGTGGCGCACCCGCTGTGGCTGGCCGGCAAGCAGACGTCCCACCGCCGCGCCGAGGTCGTCGAGGCCGCGCGCGGTCTCCTGGCCGACGCGTTGCGCACCTGGCGGGACGGGCAGGGTTTCGCCTTCGCCGTCGGGCGCGAACCCGGGCTGCAGGGCACGGAGATGTGGCTGGCGGTCCTGTGGTTGCTGGCCGACCTGTGCGGGTTCGCCGACGTGCTGGGGTACCGGCCGCGGGGCGTGCACCGGCCCGAGGCGGCGATGTCGCTGCGGGAGTGA
- a CDS encoding PadR family transcriptional regulator, giving the protein MRGDKFAGPWGGHFEHARGHRPGGGGPFGGFGPGFPFDLGGFGPGGRGRGGFGGGFGRGGRRPRGDVRAAVLVLLAEGPSNGYRIIGEVTRRSEGEWKPSPGSVYPTLQQLQDEGLVAADPDDPKQFTLTDEGRAHVEQEYGDAPPPWETLDGGPDRERAHEFRRQIGALAMTYRQIELSGRPGDVRRAGDVLEKARRELLAILAEDLRGTPEG; this is encoded by the coding sequence ATGAGAGGCGACAAGTTCGCGGGCCCCTGGGGGGGCCACTTCGAGCACGCGCGGGGACACCGCCCCGGCGGTGGCGGCCCGTTCGGCGGCTTCGGCCCGGGTTTCCCGTTCGACCTGGGCGGCTTCGGTCCCGGGGGCCGGGGGCGGGGCGGGTTCGGCGGCGGGTTCGGGCGGGGCGGCCGCCGCCCGCGCGGTGACGTGCGGGCCGCGGTACTGGTCCTGCTCGCCGAGGGGCCGAGCAACGGCTACCGCATCATCGGCGAGGTCACCCGGCGCAGCGAGGGGGAGTGGAAGCCCAGCCCCGGCTCGGTGTACCCGACCCTGCAGCAGCTGCAGGACGAGGGGCTCGTCGCGGCGGACCCGGACGACCCCAAGCAGTTCACGCTGACCGACGAGGGCCGGGCCCACGTCGAGCAGGAGTACGGCGACGCCCCGCCGCCGTGGGAGACCCTCGACGGCGGCCCCGACCGGGAACGGGCGCACGAGTTCCGCCGCCAGATCGGCGCCCTGGCCATGACCTACCGGCAGATCGAGCTGTCGGGCCGCCCCGGCGACGTCCGGCGCGCCGGGGACGTGCTGGAGAAGGCCCGCCGGGAGCTGCTGGCGATCCTGGCCGAGGACCTCAGGGGAACGCCGGAAGGGTGA
- a CDS encoding DNA/RNA non-specific endonuclease, translated as MSETAPGAGLQLGTGVEVSRAGTPDLSGRAGYDPRFLAPGPYVPLPVPLDGAEVVVLPYTHFSIVHRPDRRLAAATVVAVDGASLVDVPRSGDAWFLDPRLGPDEQAGAALYDRNDFDRGHLVRRRDPGWGAEAARADADTFSYANAAPQASTFNQSPELWLGLEDHVLAHARQWDTRLVVVTGPVFADDDPEYRGVRVPRRFYKIAAYLLPQPADLDPDQEVSVLASAGFVLDQTPLVEQVLDAPSAQQVPELGGFRTFQVPVEDIGDLTRLDLGPLVAADRLPSLVPAAAGEEVPAWRPLAGAADLLL; from the coding sequence ATGAGCGAGACGGCACCGGGTGCGGGACTGCAGCTGGGCACCGGCGTGGAGGTCAGCCGCGCCGGGACCCCCGACCTGTCGGGGCGCGCGGGGTACGACCCGCGCTTCCTGGCCCCCGGGCCCTACGTCCCGCTGCCCGTGCCCCTGGACGGGGCCGAGGTCGTCGTCCTGCCCTACACGCACTTCTCGATCGTCCACCGCCCCGACCGCCGGCTGGCGGCCGCCACCGTCGTGGCCGTCGACGGCGCGTCCCTGGTGGACGTGCCCCGCAGCGGGGACGCGTGGTTCCTGGACCCCCGGCTGGGCCCGGACGAGCAGGCCGGTGCGGCGCTCTACGACCGCAACGACTTCGACCGCGGCCACCTGGTCCGGCGACGCGACCCGGGCTGGGGCGCCGAGGCCGCCCGGGCGGACGCCGACACGTTCTCCTACGCCAACGCCGCCCCGCAGGCCTCGACGTTCAACCAGTCGCCGGAGCTGTGGCTGGGGCTGGAGGACCACGTCCTGGCCCACGCCCGGCAGTGGGACACCCGCCTCGTCGTCGTCACCGGCCCCGTGTTCGCCGACGACGACCCCGAGTACCGCGGGGTCCGGGTCCCGCGCCGGTTCTACAAGATCGCGGCCTACCTGCTGCCGCAGCCGGCCGACCTCGACCCCGACCAGGAGGTCTCGGTCCTGGCCAGCGCCGGTTTCGTGCTCGACCAGACGCCGCTGGTCGAGCAGGTGCTGGACGCGCCCAGCGCGCAGCAGGTCCCCGAGCTCGGCGGCTTCCGCACCTTCCAGGTGCCCGTCGAGGACATCGGCGACCTCACCCGGCTCGACCTCGGCCCGCTCGTGGCGGCCGACCGGCTGCCCTCGCTGGTGCCGGCCGCCGCCGGCGAGGAGGTCCCGGCCTGGCGCCCGCTCGCCGGTGCGGCGGACCTGCTGCTCTAG
- a CDS encoding alpha-L-arabinofuranosidase C-terminal domain-containing protein, translating into MRTARLALDPAFTVGPVPRRLFGSFVEHMGRCVYTGIFEPDHPSADEDGLRTDVLELTRELGPTVVRYPGGNFVSGFEWEDSVGPREDRPRRIDRAWRSVETNQFGLAEFDTWARKVGTETMMAVNLGTRGLQEACDLLEYANLDSGTKFADLRKAHGSKDPFDIRLWCLGNELDGPWQTGHKTAAEYGRLAAETGMAMRSIDPDIELVAVGSSSRAMPTFGEWEQTVLELSYHAVDYVSLHAYYQEHDGDAASFLASAVDMDLFIDQVVATADAVRAKGKHTKKINLSFDEWNVWYQTRPHHAPGVQPWDVAPRVIEDEYSVTDAVVVGTLLNSLLRHADRVHIGAQAQLVNVIGLLRSEPGGEAWKQTIAHPFEQVRRLATGNVLQVVTTSDKYETARFDAVDVVDASATYDDETLTVFLANRDQEDSASVEVPLRGFGVDRVSNAKYLAAAEGQDRHTTNLEGDHSAVGLRPLQDVTVTEGLATVVLPPLSWAVVQFRKG; encoded by the coding sequence GTGCGCACCGCCCGCCTCGCCCTCGACCCCGCCTTCACCGTGGGTCCGGTCCCCCGCCGGCTGTTCGGCTCGTTCGTCGAGCACATGGGCCGCTGCGTCTACACCGGGATCTTCGAGCCCGACCACCCCAGCGCCGACGAGGACGGTCTGCGGACCGACGTCCTCGAACTCACCCGCGAACTCGGCCCCACCGTCGTGCGCTACCCCGGCGGGAACTTCGTCTCCGGTTTCGAGTGGGAGGACTCCGTCGGTCCGCGCGAGGACCGCCCCCGCCGCATCGACCGCGCGTGGCGCTCGGTGGAGACCAACCAGTTCGGCCTCGCCGAGTTCGACACCTGGGCCCGCAAGGTCGGCACCGAGACGATGATGGCCGTGAACCTCGGCACCCGCGGCCTGCAGGAGGCCTGCGACCTGCTGGAGTACGCCAACCTCGACTCGGGCACGAAGTTCGCCGACCTGCGCAAGGCGCACGGTTCCAAGGACCCGTTCGACATCCGGCTGTGGTGCCTGGGGAACGAGCTCGACGGTCCCTGGCAGACCGGGCACAAGACCGCCGCCGAGTACGGCCGCCTGGCCGCCGAGACGGGCATGGCCATGCGCTCGATCGACCCCGACATCGAACTCGTCGCCGTCGGTTCCTCCAGCCGGGCCATGCCGACGTTCGGGGAGTGGGAGCAGACCGTCCTGGAACTGTCGTACCACGCGGTCGACTACGTCTCGCTGCACGCCTACTACCAGGAGCACGACGGCGACGCCGCGAGCTTCCTCGCCTCCGCCGTCGACATGGACCTGTTCATCGACCAGGTCGTCGCGACCGCCGACGCCGTGCGCGCCAAGGGCAAGCACACCAAGAAGATCAACCTCAGCTTCGACGAGTGGAACGTCTGGTACCAGACCAGGCCGCACCACGCCCCCGGTGTCCAGCCGTGGGACGTTGCGCCGCGCGTCATCGAGGACGAGTACTCCGTCACCGACGCCGTCGTCGTCGGCACCCTGCTGAACTCGCTGCTGCGCCACGCCGACCGCGTGCACATCGGCGCCCAGGCCCAGCTCGTGAACGTCATCGGCCTGCTGCGCAGCGAACCCGGCGGGGAGGCGTGGAAGCAGACCATCGCCCACCCCTTCGAGCAGGTCCGCCGCCTGGCCACCGGGAACGTGCTCCAGGTCGTCACCACGTCGGACAAGTACGAGACCGCGAGGTTCGACGCCGTCGACGTCGTGGACGCCTCGGCGACCTACGACGACGAGACCCTGACGGTGTTCCTGGCCAACCGCGACCAGGAGGACTCCGCCTCCGTCGAGGTCCCGCTGCGCGGTTTCGGCGTCGACCGGGTCTCGAACGCCAAGTACCTCGCCGCCGCCGAGGGCCAGGACCGGCACACCACGAACCTCGAGGGCGACCACTCCGCCGTCGGGCTGCGCCCCCTCCAGGACGTCACCGTCACCGAGGGCCTGGCCACCGTCGTGCTGCCGCCGCTGAGCTGGGCCGTCGTCCAGTTCCGCAAGGGCTGA